The Rhodamnia argentea isolate NSW1041297 chromosome 10, ASM2092103v1, whole genome shotgun sequence sequence TTTGGAAAGCATGGTAAGAATGCTTTACACATATCTTAATCAGGAAGTTTTACATTATACAGGGAAACTGTATTGCCTCGTTGTTGATGTCCCCTGCACCTGTAACACCATTTGCCATCAGCTGTCTGTTTCGATGAACTATATTGCTTACTTGTATTGGTTATTCCAGCCTTTTGAACCTTATTTTTCTCTGGTATCTAGTTACACCTGAGTGCTTTTATTGATTCTTTGTTCATCTGCGTTTGAGACCTCATGCCCCATGAAGCACGAGTGGCCTTTATTCAGTAATGTCCATGAACTGAGCTTTTTGGTAGACCCTGGAACCTTCTTGTTATTGATTGTGCATGCTTTGGATGCTATGCCATGGTCATTTGATGGCACCTCTCGTGCTCGTATGGATGCGAATGAGCAATTAAAGTAGAACTGGAGCTATCAGTATTCTGTGAATCTTGATTTATGGCTAACAAGGTTTTTACTCGCTCATGTTCAGGCTCCTGTTGGTTAGTGGACTAATAGACAAGCAGCAGGACAGGCCGgctttttattgtgatttttttgtcagaatcgGATTGAACTGAAGATTGCAGATTTCACATTTGTTGCAACGGGTGCTGACGATCTGGATCAGATGGACCTCAAATCTAATCATGCTTCTCCTGTTCTAACTGAAACCTCTCCAATTAATAAGTCAAGACGAGGCCTGCGCGCCAATTTGCTGCCATGCTCAGCCCCATCTGCAGCTGTCTCACCTCTGTATCTAACAATACCAAGGAAAAAGAATGGGATTCTTGACGATGTTCGTTCTGCCGCATGGGTGGATGCTATGAAATCATCATCTCCTCCCCCCAAGATGATAACCAAGGACATCACTAATGACGTTGAAGCTGCTGAAGCAGATGTTGCTGACCAAATTTGGATGGTAATTTTACAtatctttcttgatttttcctgCATTTGGCCCGCATTCTTGACGTTTGCTCAATTCTAGCTTTTAACTTTGCAGCAAAAGTATCCATCAGCTCTGTTGTTCTTTGAGAAATTCGCGAATTCTGCGAAGGGCAAGCGGATTGTTTTGTTCCTAGACTATGATGGGACCCTTTCTCCCATCGTTGAGAACCCTGACTGCGCATTCATGTCTGAATCTGTAAGAGTTTTCTTCACACATCTTACATGAAAGacactttctaatttttctctttggtgTTATCACTCACCCCTTTCAACTTTTAGATGCGAGCAGCTGTTGAAGAGGCAGCAAAATGCTTCCCCACAGCAATAATTAGTGGAAGAAGTCGTGATAAGGTGACTAATGGGCGATTAATTGAATTTAGATTTGAATCCTTCCTTGCAGTTTTCATGATGTTTCAGCTGCGACTGATCATGTTTTTCGCTGTTGATCAGGTATTTGAATTTGTCGGACTGACTGAACTCTATTACGCGGGTAGCCATGGCATGGACATTATGGGCCCTGTTGGATCTTCTTCAGATGACCACCCGAACTCTATAAGATCCACGGACAAGCAGGTCTCAGATTCATCTTCTCTCGCTTCTGCCCACCATTTGGGCTCTCTTCTGATCTTTTGCATTGAATGGGCAGTGCATTTCTGGTTTTCAATCTCTTTTCCTGCTGTGGACACAAAAACTGAGGTGTGAATCGTCTGTCTTTTTGGTGTATATAGGGAAAGGAAGTCAACCTATTCCAGCCAGCTAGTGGATTTCTAACCACGATTGGAAAGGTGCATAGTTGTGCAATTTTAGTCTCATTTTAGGATACTTTAAGGTTTATGGACCGCAAATACTCATTGACTAAATGCCTTTCTTCAATCTCTGCATGAACAGGTTTGTGCATCTCTTGTTGAAGCTACAGAAGAAATTGAGGGCGTGACAGTGGAGAACAATAAGTTCTGTGTATCTGTACATTACCGCAATGTTGATCATAAGGTAGGCCTTTTATAAACTGCCATGTGAATACTGTTGTTAATTCCGCTTCCGTCTTCtgatattttctcctttttcaggATTGGAAAGAGGTCGCAGCACGTGTTAATGGTATTCTAAAGGAGTATCCTCATTTGCGACTAACTCATGGGCGGAAGGTAATGCTCACTTTCCATCAAATGTTAACTTTGTAGAATAGCGAGTGTGGTAGTCCCGTTGAAAAGGGTGTGTCTTTCATGGTGTCACAAGCTACAGTCATGTCGTGAGCGAATCTCTGGCTAGCTTGTGCTTTTTGGACATTTGCTACCTTATATTGAGAGACTTCGTGCAGGCTGTGGTGACGGGCTCGTACACCAACTACTAGTTCCCCCCCCCCAAACTCTTTGactgatcaaaaaaataaacatgttACCTTGGTAGAATCCCGTGGTTTTGTTTGCAGTTACCATGAATACTTTTCTATAATGAACATCGGTGATTTGATGCGTGTTTGtctgttcttctttttcagGTTTTAGAGGTCCGGCCGGTGATCGATTGGGACAAGGGGAAAGCTGTTATGTTCTTGCTTGAATCGCTCGGTACTAATTGGCTTCTTTTTGTGGCATCCTTAATCTCTTGAATCGTCGTCTGCAGTTTTGATCATTTCAACTGGGACTGTATGATGAaggcttcttttttctctcagGACTTAGTAAATGTGAAGACGTGCTCCCAATATACATTGGAGATGATCGGACAGATGAAGATGCCTTTAAGGTAATAAATACATATCAACTTGGCATTGCTGCAGATATAGGACTTAACTACTGTCGAGAGTCGGTGGTTTACTAACGGTGCGTTATTGTACCCGACAGGTGTTGAGAGAGGGAAATCGAGGTTACGGCATTTTGGTCTCATCAGTTCCCAAAGAAAGTAGCGCCGATTACTCTCTTAGGGACCCCTCAGAGGTAAATATCATTGTTGATCAGTGAATGAGCTTGACAAGGGAAATCATGTTTTTCTTGAGCAACAGAGTGTTTCAAATTTGACATCGTACGTGTTTTTTTCCCCGAATATCTCGGCATTGTCCTGATTAAGTGGGGTCTTGGTTAGCTTACATCATTGTCTCTATCGTTTTTCTTCACATTGAGCATGACAATGATGGAATGTTCGCATGTCCATACAGGTGATGGAGTTCCTTAACTCGCTAGTACTGTGGAAAGAGTCAAGCACATTGTAATATACGATCGAAAGGAAAACGATACTACTACACATACTACTAGCAAAGTTATATAGAAAGTCCATTAGGAGACGCGCATCAAGAGGTTCTGGAGCATCTTCGGACAGAAGACCTCGAGCTGGCAATACATATGACGCCTTGGACTATTTCTTCGCACGAAGCTGCTTTCTGTGAACTGTAAATTCCCACCCCCTTAGCTTCAACTGTTGGCATTGCTCTAATGTCCCAGTGTATCTTCCATATGTTTCTCTCGATTTCGCTTCGCTTCTCGTCCAGCTGAGCTCCTTACAGCGGGAGAACAATATAGCCCTGACGATTTGTTCATTCTTTCACATATAGAATTGAAATCAAAGTGTTCATGAGGCCACTAATCTATGTAAGGAAGGATCACTGCCTTGTCCAAATTGTCTGATATTTGCGCAAAAAAGTGGTTTATGATCGAATGAAATTTATCTCAATGCGGGTCTGATCAAATTCATGTACTGGAACTCAAAATGGCTACTGAATGGAAATTCGCACCGCAGGCGCTTCCGTTTCATTAGCATATTTCGATTTGGATCAATAGGCCCGTGTGCCATAAATTTCCTTTGACAAAGCAGATCAGCATTTGTGCGAAAATGTACGCCTTTGGAGGGAAAAGGGCCGGTTGGCTCATGAAAATTTGCCATTTAGCATTGACAATGAGCTGAGCTGGGTGCAGTTGAACCGAATCGCTGCTTCGAAATGAGCTAAATAGTTTATGATACCGTTCGAAAGAGCGGGTCGGATGGTAAAACGATCGAATTGGAAACTGGAGATTTCTGTGTATCAGTGAAGCGGGGGCCATGAAAATTAAAGTGGGGAGGACAAGTTAAGGAGCGATTTAATTGACCATTCATCTTTGCCGTTCTGCTTAAATCGTATGATTCTCGGACCCACAAAAAGTTGTCCATGTCGAGTCTCCAGCACATGCTTGTCTTCACTTGCAACGTATGGGATCGATCGTAACTGTCCTTCTCGGTCTTATAGATCAGCATTCCACAACTGCCTTGGAGATCTCTCAAAAGGACCTAACGGTCCAATCTTTGGTGAGCAACGACCATTCGCCTTCGAGCAAACGAGGTTAAGTTAGAAGCCAAAGCAACGACAAACTGTGGAGATCTTGACGACCGACCAATGACGATTAGATCGTTCATGGTTGGAAAGATCGAAGATGTCACGAGTTAATGCGATGTGTCAATCTGAAGGATGACATCGATCGATCACATGAACACATGCTCGTCATGAATGAATTCGAGGCTCCGTTTTGAGCGGCCTATCTGCCTTCTGCCAATGCCAACGGTCAAAGCATCCGATGTTGTTGTTCGTTCATCTTCTGTTTTTAAATTAACTTAATTCTTATTCGGGAAGGTGAACGGGTTTTTATCATCTGAATCGAGATGTGTGTGTAGCCGATGCATCTCAACCTTTAGATAAGATTGGGTCTAGCTTGGCACTCTCCTGATACACTGGTGGAGATTCGTATTATGCACGTAATAATAGCTTAGTTTACGGAAAGGAAAGGAATACGCTTTGGATCACAGGGAAAATTGCTAATAAAGTctcaaacctattgcaattatgtaaattcagtttaaatttttttaatttaaccaatttagttctaaatttctTGACGATATGCCAATATAGTCATCCGTTCAACTTTGATCGAAAAGCACTTATGTGGATGCTCATCTTCCCATATTTATTTATGTGGATGCTCATCTTCCCATACTTATAGGCACGTCCTTCACTGACAttgacaactttttttttaatattgtaatatttttcaaacctttttatttattcttttctcttctcttctcttttccttcttttttgtttttaattgtgGCCGGTGCGGGTCATTGAAGCTCGCCGACCATTAGCTAGCAAGGGTTGTATCCCTTGCTCGACCTTGCCCGGATCTCGGCCGGATGGCCTCACTCGCGGCCGCCGAGGGCTTTGCGGCTCAGTCTAGTGGCCAACGAGCTTTGGTGACCCTAGCCAATcacaatgaaaataaaagaaaataaaagaaaagaaggcaaagagaagaaaaaaaaaaaaaggaaaaagaagaaaagaaataagtaaatgaaaattcagataatatgaaaaaaaaaaaatgtctcgcAGTTCCGCGTAAAACAATGAACGTCCATCTCATccatttccggccaaaattgccaCTCTTGTCTCtgtctttttttgttgtgttttttacaatattttattaatattttaagtTTAATTTTATTAAGATTTTGGTAATATTAGAATTTAggccaaaacgacatcgttttagcTTTTATGTTTTAGTTTTTAGCCACATCATCATTACGTAGGAGAgcaattattaaattttttttttcattagtcTAAATAGgcggagttaacggaaggactcgattgcatcaatttgacaagttttatgacttgattatactttttataagttttatgactcaattatattttcgtgataaattttaggactttttataCACATATCCCAAGTGAGAGAGTATCTTGCATACATATGCTCCTCGGATACAAGGAGTTGGAGATGGGTTGCTTACAATTCAGCAATGGTCGATCGGCTTGAGACTCGATGGTGCTATCCGAAacaatgtgatggtcgtatggCCACCTCAAACCTGTACTGTACGTGCGGGATTCGCGTAGAAGTGGGCCCATTTGATTCGTCTTAACGTCTTCGTTCCTACAGTTATTCACATGGCGACACCCTTGGAGAGGGCTCTTTCGTGGGTTCTTGACGGTGGACGGAACGTCCCAAAAAAGTGCAAAACAACATAGTTTATGAGGTAATTGCTGATCTTACACGTAGTTTGTCACGTGGTGGTGTTGGGTCTTCAATTGCTAGAAGGAAGCAAATCCATCCAAGCTGCAGAATTAGACGAAAGCCCGTCCCGGTCTTCCATCTCTAGCAACAACTCTCACGAATTCTCGTCTGTGTTTCGCACACAAACTAATAAAATTAGTCACGGGATCCTCCCCTTTTATTCACAAGCGAAATTCGATCGATTGGTATTCGATAATCCGAACGAAGGGCGAGAATATTAGCACCCTTTATTGGAGCAAACCGCGAGCATGTAATTGAGCTGGTACGAAGATCCGATCCGTGAAATTGACTTGTAGAACGACGCGACGAAGTCTTCCGAGACTACTCTAGTATATTCAACTAAAATTATTGCTCTTGAGTTAGTTGATGTCGTTCACTTTGTTTGGGTAATTATGCTTTAGGTGATTGGTAGAATACCATGTTATCGGCGAGTTAGCGCAATCACACAAGAAAGCAAGATTAATGCTAATTAAACGGGACAGTGCCTattcaatttttattgcttACGTAGAGACTTCTATAGTGAGACTGCGCACGTTTCTGCTTAAAGGCTGCTAAATATTACTTGCCGTACTAATCAACCTCGCCCTTGAAAGTTCTCTCCGAGTTTGACGAAGGGAGAGTTACAGCAAATGACAagcatttttctcttcccttccttGTCGTGCACAAACGCAGGGTCTCATCTTAACTACTCTTCCGGTTCAATTTGTACCTTATTTCATATAGCTGGTTAGTGAAGTAacctaggagagagagagagagagagagagagagagagagagagacgctttTAAGTTCTAGAATACGTTATTCAACGATGATTTCTTTATTGGGCGACGTCCGTGTCGGagatttcctgtcaaaattggccggatgaattgAACCGATACAAACGCAAAttgtttaggaccgaattggaaCCGATGCAaggatttaagactttttcgatACTTTGTTTTCCATATAAAATGCCACCCATTTCTTAGAACCGTGTTTCAATATGATTCGATGACTGGATCGAGCCAAGGAAACTCTCATTATACATTATGTGGATTTCCTCTCACGGACAAACGCGACTTGCAAAGAACATACAAATTCACGTTGGAAATGTTGGACGATCAGTTGCGATCCGCTCAAGGCGTCGTTCCGATATCCTTTAAATCGAGAGGGGTGGTTTAGCGGGGAAAGAAAATGCATGTCGCGGCGCGAAATTGCTTTGCCAATTCAACAAGGCAATGTTATTCCTTCTAACTCACAAGATCTGCCATTGTTATTTTTAATGGGGTTGACCGGAAggtatgaaataaaaaaaaaagagacgcCACGTCATACGCTGGAAAGTCCGTGGTTTGCTTGTGAAGAGAGGAATTCAAGTTTACACTCCTCCGAACTGTGAAATCTTTTTGGATTTGGACTGAGTAAAGCTACATTGGGGAGTTCTTTGCCGTACTATTTTCGAGTTCAATCACAAGAACGGGAGGAGATCCATATAAACCCTAGACTCACCaacaaaaactataaaaaaaaaaatgaaaactttggTAAAATGTACAGAAAACCCAAGTAccctgaccccaaaaaaaaaaaagaaaaagaaataaaagaaagtaaCTTCCCTGTTCCCTCCTTGTTACATTAGCACATGCACATTTGGTCTTTCGACCTCCACAGAGGCACAATCAGACAGAACCAGAACTGACACAACAAGAGACCGACGTTGCCCGACCGTCCATATCTTGACATCCCGCAGTGATCCAATCCCCGCAAAGCTAGATCATACCCATGAGCTCCTGAAAGCcagccactctctctctctctctctctctctctctatttaagACCATTGCATTTTCCTCCGAGCTTGTCAAGAAGG is a genomic window containing:
- the LOC115742658 gene encoding trehalose-phosphate phosphatase A, producing the protein MDLKSNHASPVLTETSPINKSRRGLRANLLPCSAPSAAVSPLYLTIPRKKNGILDDVRSAAWVDAMKSSSPPPKMITKDITNDVEAAEADVADQIWMQKYPSALLFFEKFANSAKGKRIVLFLDYDGTLSPIVENPDCAFMSESMRAAVEEAAKCFPTAIISGRSRDKVFEFVGLTELYYAGSHGMDIMGPVGSSSDDHPNSIRSTDKQGKEVNLFQPASGFLTTIGKVCASLVEATEEIEGVTVENNKFCVSVHYRNVDHKDWKEVAARVNGILKEYPHLRLTHGRKVLEVRPVIDWDKGKAVMFLLESLGLSKCEDVLPIYIGDDRTDEDAFKVLREGNRGYGILVSSVPKESSADYSLRDPSEVMEFLNSLVLWKESSTL